GAGTGATATTAAATTTTTCGTATACGCTGTTATATTTAAGAGGCCACTGCACTGCTTCGATAAGCTCCTCTTTAATAGCTTCAAGACCGCCGATATCACTCCAGGTTACGTCTGGAACCTCCACAAACACTTCGCGGATAGCGGATGGTTCCACTTCTTTCAGTGCGTCGAGAAAATTCTCCATAGTGACATTCATAGAGAGAAGCTTTTCGTAGGGAATGACGGCCTGTTCATAGTCGATACATGGCAAAAGCTCTCTGAGAGAAGACATGGCGGCTTCCTTAGCCAGTGCTTCCAAGTCGGCTCCTACAAAACCGTGGGTAATGTCTGACAGGCGCATGAGATCAACATCTTCTGCCAGGGGCATCCCTCTTGTATGAATTTGCAAAATCTCAAAGCGGCCATTGCGGTCAGGGATGGGGATGGAAATTTCCCGGTCAAAGCGGCCAGGGCGCCGCAACGCAGGGTCAAGGGTGTTGGGAATATTTGTTGCCCCTATAACAATAACCTGTCCACGGGATTCCAATCCATCCATAAGAGCCAGGAGCTGGGCAACAACTCGCCGCTCTACCTGTTTTTCACCACCCATTTCTTCACGCTTGGGGGCGATAGCGTCTATTTCATCAATGAAAATAATCGCAGGAGCGTGGGCTTGGGCTTCATCAAAGACATTCCGCAGACGCTCCTCACTTTCACCGTAAAACTTGCCGATAATTTCGGGCCCGGAAATGTGGGTGAAATAAACGTCAGTTTCATTTGCTACCGCTCTTGCGATAACAGTCTTCCCTGTGCCAGGGGGGCCGTAGAGCAGCACCCCTTTTGGGGGCTGCACGCCTAGCCTGTCAAAGACCTGGGGGAAGCGTAGAGGCAATTCTATCATTTCACGCACACGCTGAATCTGAGGGCCGAGCCCGCCAATATCTTCGTAGGAGATCCGTGAGGTTTTTTGCTCCTGGGATAGTTGTTTTTCAACGTTTATATAGGTGGCATTGCTTATTAGGACAATTCCTTTAGGGGTCGTGTCCGTTACAAGAAAATCACATGTCCTTGTCCCATAAAGATTTGCCCGTATACGATCCCCTTCTATCACTGGCAGTCCCTCGAGGAGGTTGCTGAGATAGACCGAATCCCGTTCTTTTTCCAGAAGGGGAGTGGATGTCAGGGGCCTGAGGGTGATGCTCCCTGCAAAATGATGATCCACCTTGTGGATAGAAATCTTTTCATCAAGTCCTACTTGAGCATTCTCTCTGGTTATCCCATCGATTTGAATAGCTTTTTGTCCCATATCTCCAGAGTCGCAAGCCAGCAGCCGGGCAGGTGTTTTCCGCTTCCCTTCCAGTTCTATGATTTGTCCCTCTGAAAGCCCATATCTTTTGATATCTTCAGGATCGATACGGGCAATGCATCGCCCCACGTCTTTTGACAGGGCCTCTTTAACTCGTAACGGCATTGTGAAGCGCTCCCTTCAGTTCAGAATAAACCAGAATATATGCTACCACAAAGGCCCTTTCCGGGGTATCCTCCGGAAAGGGCCTTTGTAAGAGACTTAAAGGTTTCTTTACGTTTCTATTATTGGGCCGATACGGGTTCTACCCGCCCCGGGTAGGCCTTAAGAGCCGCCTTGAGTATATCCATGGCCTTTACGAGGTCTTCGTTTTTAAGAACATAGGCAAGGCGGGCTTCGTTTTTGCCCAGTCCAGGAGTGGCATAAAATCCTTCTGCTGGAGCTGCCATCATGGTTTCTCCGTTGATGTCAAAGTTCTGAAGCATCCAGATAACAAATTTCTCTGCATCATCGACGGGCATTTTTACAACAACGTAGAAGGCGCCTTTTGGCTGTTCGCAGACAACCCCAGGCATAGACTGAAGGGCTTTATAAAGGGTATCCCTTCTCGACTGATATTCCTTATTCACTTCTTCAAGATATGAAACCGGGGTGTTGTAAAGGGCCGTAGCCCCTACCTGCTCGAGAGTGGGAACACAGAGCCTTCCTTGACATAGTTTCAGGATTTGTTTCATAAGCTCTTCATTCTTAGATGCGACACACCCAATACGAGCACCACATGCACTATAGCGTTTTGACACAGAATCGATGATAATAACCCTATCTTCCACATCAGAAAGGTTTCCGAAGCTTGTGTACTTAAGTCCATCATAGACGAACTCTCTGTACACTTCGTCGGCGATGATATAAAGATCGTGTTTTTTTGCGAGATCTGCCAACATCCTCATTTCATCAGCAGTGTAGATGGTTCCTGTGGGGTTTCCAGGGTTAGAAATGAGAATGCAGCGAGTTTTGGGAGTGATAACGGCTTCGATCTTTTCACTCGGAGGAAGATGAAAGCCCTCTTCTGCCTTTGTTGTAATCGGAACGATATTGACATTGACGCATTTTGAAAAAGCATTGTAATTTGCATAGAAAGGTTCGGGAATCAAAATCTCTTCTCCTGGGTCACAAGTGGCCATTACAGCAAACATAATAGCTTCGCTTCCGCCGTTTGTCACAAGGATATGATCCCGCTCGAAATGAATATCGTAGCCTTCGTAGTATCTCCTCATGGCATCGCGAAGTTCGTTGCTGCCCTGGGATGTAGAGTATGCGATAACTTCCTGAGCGAAATCTTTAATAGCCTGGAGGAATGAGGGAGGAGTTTTGATGTCCGGCTGACCAATATTCAAATGATACACTTTCTTCCCTTTTGCTTTTGCTTCATCGGCGTATGGAATCAGTCTTCTAATGGGAGAAGACTGCATAGCCATAATTCTGTTAGAAAACCTCATGAAACAACGTCCCCCTTAAAATAGAAATTATGAAGCAGAACCTCATTTAAATGATAGCATAAGAGTATAAAAACGTTAACACATTCCCAAAGGGTAAGATGTAGTGAAGAATTTCCTATAAAAATATATAATTTGAGTTCCGGAGGTGTTCAAATGCATTCTCGAATGAGTTTATTGCATTCTCTTGCAACAGACAACGAAAAAAAGATGGTACTGCTTGTTATGGATGGTTTGGGAGGAGTCCAAGGGGCTGATGGGTTGACAGAACTTGAAAAAGCTCAGACCCCTCTTATGGATCGCCTTGCCGCGGAGTCGGAGTTAGGCCTTCTCTCTATGGTGGATGTAGGTATTACCCCGGGGAGCGGCCCAGGCCATCTTTCTCTTTTTGGTTACGACCCTCTCTCCTGGTCTATAGGAAGGGGAATCCTCGAAGCTCTTGGAGTGGGAGCCCATGTCGGGGCGGGGGATATATGTGCCCGAGGAAACTTCTGTACAGTTGGTAGTGAAGGTATTATTGTAGATCGACGGGCTGGGCGTATTCCTACAGAAGAGAGCGCTAAGGTGGTAAAAAAACTTCAAGACGCCATTCGGTCCATAGATGATGTTCAGGTTACCTTCTACCCGGGCCTTGAACATCGTTTTGTCGTGGTATTTTCAGGAGAAGGGCTCTGTGAGGAAGTCAACGACGCCGACCCTCAAAAAGAAGGGCTTCCCATGCGGTGGGCCGTAGCACAAAATGAAAAAGCACGCCGAACAGAGGAGATTATTAATGCCTTTATTAAGGAGGTATGGGATGTTCTAAATGATGAGCACCCCGCCAATGGATGTCTTTTGAGGGGATTTTCTTCAGCTCCACATATTCCATCCCTTGGCGAACTCTACAAGATAAAACCGGTTGCACTAGCAACGTATCCCATGTACAGAGGGCTTGCCAGTCTCGTAGGAATGGATGTCAGAGATGCGGGAGAGACCCTTGAGCAGCTTTTTCATGCGGTAGGAACCTATTGGGACGACTATAATTTTTTTTACGTCCATGTGAAATATACAGACAGCCGCGGAGAAGATGGAAACTTTTCTGAAAAGGTAAGAGTGATAGAAGATGTCGACCGCCTGTTGCCCAAGATTCTCGATCTGCGGCCTGACGTGCTAGCTATTACTGGAGACCACAGCACTCCTGCCATTCTTGCGGGCCATTCCTGGCATGATGTCCCTCTTTTGCTCTGGAGCCCTTACGCCCGTCGAAGTGGTGCGGCAGAATTTGGAGAAAAATCGTGTGCTCAAGGAAATATAGGCCATATGCAGGGAGAAAAACTTATGGGACTCATGCTGGCTCACAGTCTAAAATTGAATAAATACGGTGCCTGATTTAGAAAGATTGGAAGTGATTTCGTGGCTGAAGCAGAAACCCTTAAGAAAATGACTGAAACTGTTAAGAAACAGAATGTTTTAGGAACGGGAGCTGTTAAAAAATTGCCCCGAGACAGTAAATTTTATTGTCTTGGCGTAGTGAGCAAGCTGGCTTCTAAAAAAGATAAGAATAACAAGACCTATTGGGAACTCTCTTTGATGGATAAAGAGGGGACCATCGAGGGAAAGATATGGGGCAATGCCGAATGGTGGGATTGCCGCCCAGAGGGGCAGAATGAAACAGGATCCCATGAAGCCGCAGAGTCTAAAAAAAAGATAGATCCCCTCACATGGGAATGCATGTCTGACCTTCAAGGGCAAACAGTAGGATTGCTGGGACAAGTCGCAGAATTTAGAGGGCAGCCTCAATACAACTTTAATGCCATTTATTATGTGGATCAGAACAAGTATCCGCCTTACACTTTTGTGCAGAGATCTCCATTTCCCCTTGAAGAAATGAAGAATGAGTTTTTTGGCCTTGTTGAAAGCTGCCAGCCGCCAATAAAAGACTTCTTGGCCTTTGTCTTCAGTGGGGATTTCTGGAGGCAGTTCGAAAATTGGCCTGCTGCTGTTTCCCATCACCACGCCTATGTTTCCGGGTTACTGGAACATACCCTGGGAGTGGCCAGGCTGGCCTGCGGCATGGTAGATGCCAGTACCAGTTCTGGATATGGCGCGAATCGAGATCTTGTGGTAGCGGGAGCTCTTCTGCATGACATAGGAAAAATTGACTCTTACCGTCTCTCTCCAGCTCCTGAAATGACAGTGGAAGGAACAGTAATCGACCACATTGTTCTGGGGTATAATCGTTTTTCTCGTCTGGCAGAGGATTTTGGACTGGACGAAAAGTACGCTGCAGCTTTAGGGCATATTATTGTCAGTCACCACGGCTGTAAGGAATTTGGCTCACCTGTGGTTCCTGCGACTCCTGAAGCCATGATCGTTTCAGCGGCTGATGAACTCGACTTTAAGCTCTATTGCTGGCGCGACGCGGTGGATCAGATCGATGAGGGAAAAGAAATTTCAGAATGGAATTACTCTGCTCAGCGCCGTTTCTGGAAATGGGAGCTGGAATAGATGTCCTATACATTTAAAGTTTCAGAGCATCACGCGGGGCGAAGACTGGATAAAGTGATCCGCACCTTATGGCCCAATCTTCCCCTGGGTGCCATGATGAGGGGGATACGCAAGGGGCTTGTCCGTGTGGATGGGAGAAAAACATCTTGTTCCGTCCGCCTGGAAGATGGGCAGTCTGTTTATGTTCCGTGGGAAGAGCCTGAGCTCATTGAGAAATCGGTGAAAACAAAAAGAACAGGAGCCCTTTCAATAGTGTATAAAGACCATTACATTATGGTCCTTAACAAAGAGGCGGGGCTTATTATCCAGCCAGACCAGTCAGGAGAAGAGAGTCTTATTGAGCGGGTATGGCTAGAGGTTGAACCGGAAGGTGATTTCAGAGCCTGTGCAGTCCATCGCCTTGACCGCAATACTACGGGGCTTGTAGTGGTAGCATTACACGGCCAGTCCCTTAGGGAATTGCAGCGGGCTTTTCGTGATAACGATGTGGACAAAACCTATCTTGTGGCTGTCCGGGGACAGACGCCTCTGGAGGGGGATATTACAGCCCCCTTGCAGAAAGACAGAGACCACAACATTGTTACTGCGAGCCCTGACGGCCTGCCAGCTCATACCCATTACGAGAAAATAGCGGGAGATGACGAATGCTCTCTTCTCAAGGTCAGTCTTTTGACTGGGCGTTCCCATCAGATACGGGTACATTTGGCCATCTCGGGGTATCCAGTCATAGGAGACGTGAAGTATGGGGATTTTGCTTTAAATAAGCAATGGTATCATCGCATTCGATTGGATCATCCCCTGTTGCACGCGTGGAAGATTTCTTTTAGGAGATTAAACCCCCCTCTCTCATATATAGAGAGAAGGGAATTTTCTGCGCCGCCAGATAGACTTTTTTTAAAATTCCTTCGTACAAAGGGTTGGCAAACATACCTTGAGGGGGTATAATGTTCTCTAGCAAGGTAAATGGAGGTGCATTATATGAGGAATCTAAAGATATCAGTGTCAGACAAGGCATTTGAGCGTCTATCAAAAATGGGAGAAGGCCATCTTGTTGAGAGAACTATAGGTGGGGGTTGAGCCGCAGTTAGGGCCGTTCTCGTGGAGAGCGGCAAGGCACCAGTAACAGAGGGGTATTCTGCCTATGAGACTGAGGGAGTGACTTTGTGGATTCCTGATTTTATGGCCTTTAAGAACGATGAGGTTATTATTGACCTGAAAGGTTTTTTATGGGCGGCAAATCTTGTTGTAGTATCCGCCCTCCTCGGGCAAGGTTCAGGCTGCGGCAGTTGCAGCTGTCATTAAACGCTAAGAACATAAGCAAGAACAAGAGACGGTTTTCAATGACCGCCTCTTGTTTTTTTGATGAAATATGAATAATAATACAGTATATTTTATTCTTTTTATAGACTAGTGAGAATTATTTTAGGTATTAAGAATTATTTGTAGGAAAACGATGTTTTTTATTGGTTGGTCTGGAGAATTCGTGATATGATTATCAACTGAATGCTCCTTAAAATGAAAGGAGCACAATTAGCGGCGTGAGCCGTCAGCATACCAGGAGGTGTTTGTTAGATGTCCGTGGTTAAGCGTACGTCCTCTAATGTACTCCTTGACACCGCTCTGAAAAATTTTTATGCAGCAGCCGAAGAAATGGGTCTTGAAGATGGGCTTATCGATATTCTGAGCCATTCCGAAAGAAAGTTGGCTGTTTCTATTCCTGTTGAAATGGACGATGGGACAGTCAAGGTTTTTGAAGGTTACCGCGTGCAGCATTCTACAGCTATTGGGCCGGCTAAAGGTGGAGTTCGTTTCCATCCTGAAGTGTGCCTTGATGAATGTGAAGCGTTGTCAATGATGATGACATGGAAATGCTCCCTCGCCGGTATTCCTTATGGCGGAGGCAAGGGTGGAGTGTCTTGCGATCCTCTTGAAATGTCCAAACGGGAGAAAGAGCGTGTGGCAAGAACTTATGCCGCCCGTATAGAGCCTTTTGTCGATGCCTGGACAGATGTTCCAGCTCCTGACCTGGGAACAGGCGCGCCTGAGATGGTCTGGTTTATGGATACGATCAGTAAAATGAGAGGACGCCTGGAGCCAGCTATTTTTACGGGAAAGCCCATAGGACTTTGGGGATCAAAAGGGCGAACAGCAGCGACAGGGTACGGTGTTGCTACTTGTGCACTTGAGCTTTTTAAAGCCCTGAAAAAAGATGTTAAGGGCGCTACCTTTGCTATTCAGGGTTTTGGAAATGTTGGCACCTACTCTGCAAAGACTCTGCAGGATGCTGGTGGAAAAGTCGTAGGCATCAGCGATATTACCGGAACCTATTATTGTAAAGACGGTATTGATGTTGATAAGGCTATGAACTATGTTCAGAACATTCACCCGAAGAGACTTCTTGAGGGCTATGAACAGCCCGGTCTTGAAAAGATGGGACTTTCCGACATTCTCTTCCTTGATGTAGATCTCTTTATTCCTGCGGCTCTTGAAGGCGTTATCAATGCTAATAACGCTGATAAAGTGAGGGCCAAGTACATTGTAGAGGCAGCCAATGGGCCTCTTACACCAGAAGGCGATGCTATTCTCGATGAAAAAGGCGTATTGATCGTACCCGACTTCCTTGCCAATTCCGGTGGAGTTATCGGTTCCTACTTCGAGTGGGCCCAGAATCTCAGCGGTTTCTTCTGGTCTATTGAAGAGTACAACGAGCGTCTGATCCGTATCATGAAAGACAACTTTGCAAAAGTTTGGGATTACTCCCAGGAGAAAAATGTCAAAATGCGTCGAGCAGCCTTTATGGCAGCGATTCAGCGTGTTTCAGACGCGGTCCGTATGAGAGGGGTTTTCCTTTAAGTTCTAGATTCTTAAGCACATAAAAGCAGGGGCATTTTCCGTTGTCCCTGCTTTTGCTTTTTTAGCTGCTTGTTATTATAATTTTTTCTTTATCCCATCAAATCAAAAAACGTAGATCAGTAAGATCTATTACCGCCGAGGATTTACGGTTTTATCCTATAGATTGTCCTCGGCCATGGACTTGCTTCCCGAATGTGCTCGAGGCCGCAAATCCATGCTATGACCCGCTCTATTCCCATACCGAATCCACTATGAACGAAAGTTCCAAACTTGCGCAGATCGAGATACCAGTCATAGGACTTTTCGTTAAGCCCTTCTTCTTTAATTCTGGCAATAAGGCGTTTCATATCGTCTTCTCTCTGAGAACCTCCTATAATTTCGCCATATCCTTCCGGAGCTAAGAGATCATCGCATAGAACGAGGTCCGGATTTTCGGGATGTTCTTTCATATAAAAAGCCTTGACCTTTTTAGGGTAGCATTCTACAAATATGGGCTTGTCAAATTGCTGGGTTAGAATAGTTTCATCTTCGTTACCGAAGTCATCGCCATATGGAGTGGAACTTCCCAGTTCGTGGAGCATTTCTATAGCTTTATCGTAGGTGATCCGATAGAAAGGAGGTTTGACCTTCTCTAGTTTTGAGAGGTCTCGCCCTAAAGATTCAAGTTCATTTTTGCAGTGGAGAAGAACGTGTTCCACAATATAGGCGACAAGATTTTCCTGCAGCTTTATATTCAAATCGTGGTCATAAAAGGCCACTTCCGGCTCAAGCATCCAGAATTCAGTGAGATGGCGTCTGGTTTTAGATTTTTCAGCCCTAAAGGTGGGGCCAAAACAGTACACTTTCCCGAAAGCAGCAGCGGCGGCTTCAGCATAAAGCTGCCCTGTCTGGGCAAGATAGGCCTTGTCATTCTCAAAGTAATCAAGCTCAAAAAGTCCTGAGGCTCCTTCGCCAATGGAACCTGTGAGAATGGGGCTGTCAATCAGCATGAAGCCCTCATTATGAAGATATTCTCTTGCGGCCCAGATCACTCTCTCTCTTATCCGCATAATAGCCTGCTGGCGGCTGCTTCTGAGCCAGAGATGACGGTTATCAAGAAGAAAGTCGATACCGTGATCTTTTTTCCCGATGGGATATTCTTCATCAGGGTTTTGAATAACTTTCAGGCCTGTAACAGTGAGTTCTACTCCTGATGGCGCCCGCTCATCCAGACGAACAGTACCTTCCACCTCTACAGATGCTTCGAGCCAGAGTCGCTTGGCGTTTTCAAAAGCCTCTTCAGAAACCTCCCTTTTAACCATAACGCCTTGTACCGTTCCAGTTCCATCCCTCAACTGGAGGAAATGAATTTTGCCTGAACTGCGCTTATTGTACATCCAGCCCTTAATGGTGACACTTTCCCCTTCGTGTTGAGCCAGGTTATGAATGTAGATCCATGGTGCGGACATCTAGACCAACCTCCGTCCTATCATGTATATTACGTTTGACTTATATGATACACTAAGTCGGTATCTGCAAAAAGGAAGGTTTTTATAGTATATCTCAAAGCCTTTAGATTTAGGTACAGTGTGTATGTTATCAATGGTTTGCTGAAATAAAATCCTTTCCCTGTGGCAATAGTAAAGATACCTTTAACCTTAATTACCACAGTATCGTCTCTTACTCTGAAAATTACAAGAGTTCAAAGTGCGGTTCAGAGTAAGCAGGACTTTTGAGGGTTGGGGGGAAAATAATGGAGAAAAATCTCGGTGATGTTGTAAAAGATTTCAGTAGAGAAGCGCCAGACAGAGATTACATTTGGTGGAATGGCGAATGGTGGAGCAGAAAGCGTTTTCAGGATACTGTAGAATCTATAGAAAAAGTTCTGATTGAAGCTGGTTTTAAAGCAGGGCAGAGAGTCGTCACATTACTCCCTAATTGCCCCCTTCTTTTAGCGTTGTCAGCAGCTTGTTGGCGGCAACAAGGGGCGGTTGTTCCTCTTAACATGTTAGCGGGGCCCCAATCCCTTGCCAGAAGCATCGCACATGCAGAACCTTTTGTAATCGTTGTTTCTGAGGGTGTTACCCCCCTTGGCATGGAAACTTTAAAAAAAGTAGCAGTCCCGGTGATTGCTGGAAATCTTCTTGGAACACTTCCCTCCTTTTCAGGCATATGCCAAACTCCATGTGATGAAGATGTAGCCGTCCTCTTTTATACGTCAGGAACTACCGGATTGCCGAAAGCTGTTCCCCTAACCCATGGGAACATATATAGCAATATAGAAGCAGCAGCTCAGCATTTTTCAGCATTCAAGCCGGAAGAATGCGTTATGCTGAACGCGTTGCCCAACTTTCACACGTTAGGATATTCTACCAGCGGCCTTTTGCCTCTGCTTAAAGGGGCCAGGCAAGTTGTCATCCCTTCTTTTATGCCCCCAGAAAGGGCTTTACAGGCCATTTCTGCTGCCGGAGTGAATTTTATAATAGGTGTCCCTGCAATGATAGCGTTGCTTGTAGCGGCAGCTGCCAAAGGAAGAATAGAGGTACCAAGGCATATTTCTACGATTGTGAGTGGTGGAGATCGTTTTCCTGTTTCCCTTGATGAAAGGGTTCGTTCTACTTTTGGTGTAAATGTGATGGAAGGCTATGGATTGACAGAATGTTCCCCTGTAGTTGCTGTCAACCCAGATTCGCTCCGCCGTAAAATAGGAACAGTCGGCACTTTTTTGCCGGGATTTGAGTATGAACTGCGAGATGAGAATAACAATCCTGTTCCTGGCAAAAAAGAAGGCATTCTTTGGCTGAAGGGACCTTCAGTAGTTAGGGAGTATTTTCGAGATCCTGAGAACACGGCTCTCAAATTTCAGAACGGCTGGTTTGACACGGGCGATCTCGTACGCATTGATGATGAAGGGTACGTTACTATTGTTGACAGAGTAAGCGACATTATTATCGTAGGGGGATTCAACGTCTACCCTCAGGAAGTTGAGGAAATCCTTACCAATTATCCAGGAGTTAAGGAGGCCGCAGTGGTTGGCGTATCCCATTCTGTGAGCGGACAAATAGTGAAGGCCTATAT
This region of Aminobacterium colombiense DSM 12261 genomic DNA includes:
- a CDS encoding 2,3-bisphosphoglycerate-independent phosphoglycerate mutase, whose amino-acid sequence is MHSRMSLLHSLATDNEKKMVLLVMDGLGGVQGADGLTELEKAQTPLMDRLAAESELGLLSMVDVGITPGSGPGHLSLFGYDPLSWSIGRGILEALGVGAHVGAGDICARGNFCTVGSEGIIVDRRAGRIPTEESAKVVKKLQDAIRSIDDVQVTFYPGLEHRFVVVFSGEGLCEEVNDADPQKEGLPMRWAVAQNEKARRTEEIINAFIKEVWDVLNDEHPANGCLLRGFSSAPHIPSLGELYKIKPVALATYPMYRGLASLVGMDVRDAGETLEQLFHAVGTYWDDYNFFYVHVKYTDSRGEDGNFSEKVRVIEDVDRLLPKILDLRPDVLAITGDHSTPAILAGHSWHDVPLLLWSPYARRSGAAEFGEKSCAQGNIGHMQGEKLMGLMLAHSLKLNKYGA
- a CDS encoding Glu/Leu/Phe/Val family dehydrogenase; the protein is MSVVKRTSSNVLLDTALKNFYAAAEEMGLEDGLIDILSHSERKLAVSIPVEMDDGTVKVFEGYRVQHSTAIGPAKGGVRFHPEVCLDECEALSMMMTWKCSLAGIPYGGGKGGVSCDPLEMSKREKERVARTYAARIEPFVDAWTDVPAPDLGTGAPEMVWFMDTISKMRGRLEPAIFTGKPIGLWGSKGRTAATGYGVATCALELFKALKKDVKGATFAIQGFGNVGTYSAKTLQDAGGKVVGISDITGTYYCKDGIDVDKAMNYVQNIHPKRLLEGYEQPGLEKMGLSDILFLDVDLFIPAALEGVINANNADKVRAKYIVEAANGPLTPEGDAILDEKGVLIVPDFLANSGGVIGSYFEWAQNLSGFFWSIEEYNERLIRIMKDNFAKVWDYSQEKNVKMRRAAFMAAIQRVSDAVRMRGVFL
- a CDS encoding pyridoxal phosphate-dependent aminotransferase; translation: MRFSNRIMAMQSSPIRRLIPYADEAKAKGKKVYHLNIGQPDIKTPPSFLQAIKDFAQEVIAYSTSQGSNELRDAMRRYYEGYDIHFERDHILVTNGGSEAIMFAVMATCDPGEEILIPEPFYANYNAFSKCVNVNIVPITTKAEEGFHLPPSEKIEAVITPKTRCILISNPGNPTGTIYTADEMRMLADLAKKHDLYIIADEVYREFVYDGLKYTSFGNLSDVEDRVIIIDSVSKRYSACGARIGCVASKNEELMKQILKLCQGRLCVPTLEQVGATALYNTPVSYLEEVNKEYQSRRDTLYKALQSMPGVVCEQPKGAFYVVVKMPVDDAEKFVIWMLQNFDINGETMMAAPAEGFYATPGLGKNEARLAYVLKNEDLVKAMDILKAALKAYPGRVEPVSAQ
- a CDS encoding RluA family pseudouridine synthase, with product MSYTFKVSEHHAGRRLDKVIRTLWPNLPLGAMMRGIRKGLVRVDGRKTSCSVRLEDGQSVYVPWEEPELIEKSVKTKRTGALSIVYKDHYIMVLNKEAGLIIQPDQSGEESLIERVWLEVEPEGDFRACAVHRLDRNTTGLVVVALHGQSLRELQRAFRDNDVDKTYLVAVRGQTPLEGDITAPLQKDRDHNIVTASPDGLPAHTHYEKIAGDDECSLLKVSLLTGRSHQIRVHLAISGYPVIGDVKYGDFALNKQWYHRIRLDHPLLHAWKISFRRLNPPLSYIERREFSAPPDRLFLKFLRTKGWQTYLEGV
- the asnS gene encoding asparagine--tRNA ligase, whose amino-acid sequence is MSAPWIYIHNLAQHEGESVTIKGWMYNKRSSGKIHFLQLRDGTGTVQGVMVKREVSEEAFENAKRLWLEASVEVEGTVRLDERAPSGVELTVTGLKVIQNPDEEYPIGKKDHGIDFLLDNRHLWLRSSRQQAIMRIRERVIWAAREYLHNEGFMLIDSPILTGSIGEGASGLFELDYFENDKAYLAQTGQLYAEAAAAAFGKVYCFGPTFRAEKSKTRRHLTEFWMLEPEVAFYDHDLNIKLQENLVAYIVEHVLLHCKNELESLGRDLSKLEKVKPPFYRITYDKAIEMLHELGSSTPYGDDFGNEDETILTQQFDKPIFVECYPKKVKAFYMKEHPENPDLVLCDDLLAPEGYGEIIGGSQREDDMKRLIARIKEEGLNEKSYDWYLDLRKFGTFVHSGFGMGIERVIAWICGLEHIREASPWPRTIYRIKP
- a CDS encoding CDC48 family AAA ATPase, yielding MPLRVKEALSKDVGRCIARIDPEDIKRYGLSEGQIIELEGKRKTPARLLACDSGDMGQKAIQIDGITRENAQVGLDEKISIHKVDHHFAGSITLRPLTSTPLLEKERDSVYLSNLLEGLPVIEGDRIRANLYGTRTCDFLVTDTTPKGIVLISNATYINVEKQLSQEQKTSRISYEDIGGLGPQIQRVREMIELPLRFPQVFDRLGVQPPKGVLLYGPPGTGKTVIARAVANETDVYFTHISGPEIIGKFYGESEERLRNVFDEAQAHAPAIIFIDEIDAIAPKREEMGGEKQVERRVVAQLLALMDGLESRGQVIVIGATNIPNTLDPALRRPGRFDREISIPIPDRNGRFEILQIHTRGMPLAEDVDLMRLSDITHGFVGADLEALAKEAAMSSLRELLPCIDYEQAVIPYEKLLSMNVTMENFLDALKEVEPSAIREVFVEVPDVTWSDIGGLEAIKEELIEAVQWPLKYNSVYEKFNITPPQGILLHGPSGTGKTLLVRALAHESGVNFIPVKGPALMSKYVGESERAIREVFKKAKQASPSILYFDEIESLVPIRGRDSGAGASFTERVISQFLAEMSGIEELKGVTVLATTNRIDLIDPALLSSGRFDVVLELPMPDAKARLEIFQIHLQKKPLAEDVHLEELVRSTEGHSGGDIHFICRKASALAIRDFLKIGEKGAPCIEKHHFEIALSLLKSNRSLQ
- a CDS encoding AMP-binding protein, which codes for MEKNLGDVVKDFSREAPDRDYIWWNGEWWSRKRFQDTVESIEKVLIEAGFKAGQRVVTLLPNCPLLLALSAACWRQQGAVVPLNMLAGPQSLARSIAHAEPFVIVVSEGVTPLGMETLKKVAVPVIAGNLLGTLPSFSGICQTPCDEDVAVLFYTSGTTGLPKAVPLTHGNIYSNIEAAAQHFSAFKPEECVMLNALPNFHTLGYSTSGLLPLLKGARQVVIPSFMPPERALQAISAAGVNFIIGVPAMIALLVAAAAKGRIEVPRHISTIVSGGDRFPVSLDERVRSTFGVNVMEGYGLTECSPVVAVNPDSLRRKIGTVGTFLPGFEYELRDENNNPVPGKKEGILWLKGPSVVREYFRDPENTALKFQNGWFDTGDLVRIDDEGYVTIVDRVSDIIIVGGFNVYPQEVEEILTNYPGVKEAAVVGVSHSVSGQIVKAYIIRSNPDITIKELMSYCKGQLAHYKVPRIYKFVDDFPRNSLGKVLRRQLREG
- a CDS encoding 3'-5' exoribonuclease YhaM family protein, which codes for MAEAETLKKMTETVKKQNVLGTGAVKKLPRDSKFYCLGVVSKLASKKDKNNKTYWELSLMDKEGTIEGKIWGNAEWWDCRPEGQNETGSHEAAESKKKIDPLTWECMSDLQGQTVGLLGQVAEFRGQPQYNFNAIYYVDQNKYPPYTFVQRSPFPLEEMKNEFFGLVESCQPPIKDFLAFVFSGDFWRQFENWPAAVSHHHAYVSGLLEHTLGVARLACGMVDASTSSGYGANRDLVVAGALLHDIGKIDSYRLSPAPEMTVEGTVIDHIVLGYNRFSRLAEDFGLDEKYAAALGHIIVSHHGCKEFGSPVVPATPEAMIVSAADELDFKLYCWRDAVDQIDEGKEISEWNYSAQRRFWKWELE